GGGTGTAAAGGCTGTCAATTATATTTGCTGGACTTGTAActggttttattttgttaggcccaatttaaaaatgtaaaaacaatgGCCTTTAAGAATAAGAGAGGACATGTGTCAGTTATATAATAAGCCAGATGTCATGCTCTAAgcagaagttgagaaaaaccttctcttattatataagattttttagtGTAGCATTCATTGTACCATTCAAACAAACTTGTAGCATCCATTGTACCaactgttattttattttattttgaaaaaattttaaatttattccaaaaccaaaaattgtgTAAATATCGATATCATATCTTATTTATGTGCTGGGTAATATTTCGTATGATTACTTTTTcagaaatcatcaaaaaaataaaaacaaactacATAAAGACAAATTTTGCGGATCACAATTCTGAGGTTCCGTAATTTTCATGCGTGTATACTTTTTActcttttatatgttttagaGTCTCTAGACAATTGTAATGATcagaatatttttaaatcacGGATTAGATCGAGAAGGAAATCTGATAACGTAGAACCACGATCATAGTTTGCGTCGTATAGCTATATATCGCAACGGAACAGCTCATCACTTTCAGTAAAGTCAGTAATTGATTTTTTGTCTGAAAGAAGATATAGCAACTATTGAGATCACACAATATAAACAGTTTGACTGAAAGAAAATAGAGCAATTATTGAGATCACACAATATAAACTTCAATGCCCCATAGGAAAATATGCATTTGAAGCCTCAACGTTATGACACGGTTGGTTGGCAGCAGGGCGGAGGCAGTTAAGGAGGTGAAGGGGTCAGCTGAcaccactaatttttttttttttttgggtatatttTCAAGTAGAAATTATAAAATGACCctagtaaattttatattttgacccctaaatttaaaattttgattttaaccctttaagttttatattttgacCCTCCTAAAAGTTTACATTTGTActcatcaattaaataaattttcattttaaccttctaatttttgcattttactcgattccaaaaaaaaaaaaaaaatttgacccCTCTAAAATGTGGGTCTGGCTCCGCCAATGGCTGGCAGGGACCATTTTCACTGTAACAATGAAAGTGCCGCGTGTTAACGTGAATGTCagccaaaataaaatttggggAAAAACAACATTATGATTCATGACTATGCATATACACCAAGTGCCACGTACCCCACGGAGACGGTCCCGGCTAACTCGACAGTAGTTTTTTTCCATAATTCGCTATTATTGCCATTTTTTAGGTCTTACTAGTTTGCTTCTAGATTGTGCGTAAGCAATTTATACAAGCTACAAAAAAGTGAAAGGGTACTTCCTCCTTTTATGGCTAAACAAAAGTGATTAATTCCTTTCTAAATTCTTTCTACAGTCGTCTAAAAACCTATACACATTTATGGTTGAATTTAATTACCCTCATCATGTTCAGGTGCTATACGTTTGATCTTGACAGATAAGGCCTAGTTTCGATATTTAGTGAACAAATCAGTACAGAAACCGATTCGGGATAACATGCAAAGTTTTCTGCTAACGAAAAAGTTAACAGTACAGTAACccgttttattattttcttgaaaattttATGTTAGATAAAGACTTGccccacacatatatatatatatatatatcgatacACTTAAATGGATAAAGATATTACTGGATTTATAGTAAAGTATTTTTCTATGGTTGAGTTAATTATGAATtgagtaaattatttatatatgtatacattttaCCTTTTCCCGTTTATTTATGTGACTATAATCAATTGTATGtggaataaaaaatttataatatatccTGTCCAAATATCTCGCTACATTAAAAGATTCCCATTCGTCACTCTTGAATATATCATTTCTATTtctgtactatatatataagggaGAGAGCCTCATATAGActataatagaaataataattactaACTATAATAGAAATAAACTTATCAAAAAGATCAGATGATGTACGCTGATTCATCAAGACGAAGATCGAGTCGACTAGAGAAGTGATACGTGCAGAGATCTGACTGGTTCACCAGAGTACAAAacccacacacaaaaaaaaaacgaaaatgggGAGGATGACGTGGTTCGACGCCGACGGGATGAAGAGAGGAGAGTGGGCGGCGGAGGAAGACATGAAGCTCGTTGCTTACATCAAAGAACACGGTCTCGGCAACTGGGGTTTATTGGCTAAGAGAGCCGGTATAAATCTATACTTACACCATATACATTAATGTGTACGTCAGTACGTGCGTCCCTAGCTATGTTTGTGTCTCTTTCAAAGTTCAGGCTTCGAAGAAGCTAGGATCTTTAGATTCCAGTTTGTGTCGGAGAACTAAAGATTTTGTTTCGAGTAGGTTTTgcattgttttaattttctccAATAGTGAACAATATTTTTTCATCTGATAGATTTGGAGGAAATTTTAGTAACCAAATAGTTTCTCTCATTTtattcatggtatcagagctcatTTTATTCATTATCTTCAATAATTATCTTGAAAAGATGATATTAGGAGATCTTGGAGATTACAAGATCAAGTTAAATAGAAGAATATTACACAAATATTAACTTTCCATTTAACTCGATCTCGTAATCTCCGAGATCTTCTAATATCCTCTTTTCAAGATAATTATTGAAGATTTGTTAGATGATATTTTTAGGAAGTAAATTTAGGAGTACatgaaattttcacaaaattgGTAGTTCTGTTAACCATATAAATTTAGAGTAATAGGAaaagatagattttaggaacttttaatacttttaattttCTGATAATCCTATTATTTAAATGCATAAAAAAGGTCTGCAAAGATGTGGAAGGAGTTGTAGGTTAAGGTGGATGAATTATTTGAGGCCTGGGATTAAAAGAAGCAAGTTCACTCCTCAGGAGGAAAATGAAATCATCAAGTTCCATGCTCTTCTTGGAAACAGGTAAATTGGTTTGTAATTAAATGTAAACCTAACCCAACATTGGTCAATAATGTTTTCAGTCAATTATGCAGCACTAAATTATTAGAGCTAGCAATATGGTACATTCTCTTAAATTTAATGATGATACATAGGTGGGCAATAATAGCTAAGCAAATACCGAACCGAACAGACCATGACAAACCATTGGAACTCATGTCTTAAGAAAAGACTAGCTAAAGAAAGAATCGATCCAATGATGACTCATGAGCCAACGTTCCTCACCGTCGACGAAGCCACCTCCTACCCAACTACGTTGCCGTCTCCGACACcgaacacttcttcttcttcttcttcttcttcttcctccacaagCTCTGCACGTCTCCTTAACAAGCTCGCTGCTGGTATCGCCTCGAGAAAATACAGACTCGACAGGATCAAGATGGTGATATTTTCTGAACAACCAAGAGAAGCCAGTGATAAAGAGAAAATTCTGATAACCATGGACGAGAAGGATTTGATTGCTTGTTTTATGGACATTGATGAGAAGCTGAATACGGCGTCGTTTTGTGATGACACTACTACTGCTACGTCGACTGGCTTTGTGGCTTTTGATGACTTACTCAATAATTGACCCGTATTTGTAACACCAGTATCCCAAAATAACACCACAAAGCAAGAGGGACTTGCCCAACCACTAAAAATTCACACCTGGTTAAGTGgttattaatttaaagttaataacaaaaatgatgCTCTcagttcttttttatttatagttcCTTGCTAGGCAGAGCCAGCTTTTAGTGTACTGCTTGTTGGACAGACTGCAGTGTAATGGCTGCTGTACTTGTTTGTCTCAACTTCGTAATGGTCCAATTCAAATGCTCAAACTCTACGGAACTCTAAGCAATTTGCTTATTAATTATTTGAGCTGCCTATCCAAAAAATATTCACACGAGAAGTGATACAAACTATATAGACAGAATACtcgtactatatatattttttttgaaaaaactgtGCCAACTTCCAACTAAACCTTCAATTTCTTTGCTGAAATGAAGGATTGGATGGAACCCTCCGGTGGTCTTCTTTGATCAAGCATCACACAAGATATGAGCAGAGCGATCCACCGGCACATAAACTTTAGAGGATACTGACAGCAAATTCTAAGAGGTAAGCACGAACCATCCAAATCTATCAAATTATAAGAGTATGATTagcatgaacaaacaaaaatataaccaCCAAAACTAAACACGAAATAGTGAATTGTAAAAAGAACATTAAGCATCCAAATTCAAATGTTACagaaaattttaagagtttctttttcctaattaaaaaaaaaaaaaaaaaaaaggtacaatAATTTCCCGGAAGTGAAGGTATCCATTGAGATAAGGGTGGCTTTTTTTCAAAGATATTGTCATATATTAgggtcatttttaaaaatacacataaCCCATTTAATGAGGCGGGCCTGGTCCATGCAGCGTGTACAGAATTTATAGAGCATGTGATTGGTATCATTGTATCAAGCGAATTTTGTGGTTGCAAATTGTAGACGAACTAGACTACTAGTATTTAAGCGAGCTTTGGAATTTTCTGTGGAAGTCATTCCTGATTGTGTCATTGATGAAGCGCTTAGGTGCTTTCATTTCTCCACGTGCCTGGTTCTTGAAGACAACATCATCATCCCacctgaaaacaaaagagatacgTAGTTTTTAACTATCTACCTCAAACAGTTAATATATAATCCCAAGAtatcatgaagaaaaaaaagattacaaaagatGCTAACCTCCTTTTGACATTAACGAAGTTGGACCATTAAGCAGTGGGTTTCCTTTGATAAGTTCCTCTTCCTTGGCGTCTTCCATCTTCTGCTGCTTTTCCTGGAAAATGCGTATGACACATAAGTAATAGAGAACATCATATCAAAAAAGATGAGAATAGAGAAACATTAACTTTAAAAAACCTATCATATCCATTTTATTAATAGTAATCTGAGCAGAAACGTCATAGACAATAGCAATTAACATTACCTTCCTGAGCCTCTCTTccactctttctttctttatctgGTCGAGTTTAGCCATAAGAGCTTCAGTGTCgtcctcatcatcatcgtcacttTCATCGTTATTTTTGTTATCAACATGAGAATCATCAGCATCTACACTGCGAGGAATAATCCCATCTTCATGATCCCTTTTAGAGCCTAAACATTAGGGCATCCAGGTTAGAAAACATATgatcaaatcaaaccaaatctgACACAAATAATGGACGGtgaaataaaaagtatatataggaGAGACATGAGTATATAGAATCCCATAGATAGAGATGTGCTAACAATACTATCCATCTCATCTCAGTAGCCCAAAGACAAAGTACTCTTTTGAATTCAATAAACCCTAGATTTCTGGACAGTATAtctcatcaataaaaaaaaaaaacatttcaactGAATTCACATGTAATATCTAATTCGGACCGAATCAAGGAAGACAGAGAAGAGTTTAGAAAGCTTACCTCGGCTTTAAAGTTGTGTGAGCGGCGACATCACGGGACGAATACTTCTGAGACGGACCAAAGATCCGAGCACCACCTTGCTCGTTACCTCCCTTAGCTGGAGGCCAGGTAGGTCGTGCTGCAGTCGTCATcttctgaaaacaaaaaccctacCTTTACGATCAGAGATAACGAACGACGAAGAGGACTCTCAGGCGCGTTAACGAGATAGAAGAAGtgatcaatttatatatatttttttcgggAAATTAAGTAGCCTTCAGTTTATATTTACGATCCTTTAATTGTATTAACCGACTTTAAGATATCTTTATCTCTAATTAAGGTCCTTTTTGTTAATCGaccttaattattattatttttttttttttaaaattgtaatcaGCAACTTTTTCACTAGaataaagtttgtaattttgttgatAATACAATCTTTTTCATAGTAAGAAGAAGTGACACTTCTTTGATTGAAAGATGGAAGGCAAAACTTTGATTGTAAAAATGTGCTTGTAATGAGTCTGACGCAAAGAGCTTCTGTCCGTCCATCACTGCTAAGATAGATAATACTTGTCGCTTCCCGGGAACTTGCAAGCCAATACGTGCAAGCGTAAGTGGCTGCAAAATCCTTAATGGGTCGAGAATATTAAGCaatagagaagatgaagaagtgtTGGTAAGAGGAAGAAGTAGGggaagaagcaaagaagcatTGGGCCATTAAGTTAATTAAGCCCGTTAGCGGGTTTCGTTGATTATGAATCACATAAGTTAAATCAGTAGATTAAAAAGGAGAGAGTAGTTTATTAAATACGTTAATTTATATTGATGTAAGAGATCATATCTATCAAAGAAGAATGAGAGTCTAAGAGAAGCCAGAACTAATATCCAACATTGGGCGCAACGTGGCTAGGTGATTTTTTGAGTCATACGAGTGATTCCGGTTTCTCTCCCGGAGTTGTAGACTAATTACCAAGGAGCGATGGAACACCTTAAAGGCATTTTTTGGAGGTGTTATTTTTGACCAGGTCGTTTCTGGTTTAAGTAAACTATGCGGTATCTTGGGAGGCACCTTCGCGAGGCGTTACTCCAACCCGATCATTTCTGAGTGCAAGACTATGTGTTTCTCAGAAAGAGGTGTTACGAAGATCAACATTCATGTACAGTCTTCATCTTATGTGTTTAACGGTGGAAGTTAGATTAGCCAATCAAGACTAAAGAAGATATTTCATAGGAAATAAACTGATCTGATGCTTAGgtattgatttgatttttccaTAGATAATATTCATCTATGGAAATtgaaaactcaaaagaaaagagttgattaaaatcaaataaaaagagaCACAAAACACGTTTGTTATAATCTTTTTGGAGTTTTGTTTTCGTCATCtagtataaaatatatacatacctaTATATAACTACAAGACAGTTTgctaaaaattgaatataaagAAACGAAAAGCGTCGTATCAAACTACAtaattcttatctttttttttgcataattctTATCTTTGCCTCCTCAGTCTACTCATACGCCAGCCACAACGATTCCGATTCTTCAAAATTAGAATCTGTAAATGTTTTCAACCCATCACGCACCTTTCATTTACCCTTATAACTGGTGAATTTACATAAGATAAACACAGAGATGATATCGTCTTTTTGTTAATACTTCACAGTATAAttcatcttttgttaaaaatattttacacaaGAGTTTATGTCATCCACGTACCAACTAAATCTTAACAGTTTAAATCTTACGTTTCAAATTCGAAATATTTACACGAGAGGTGATACTAACTTACAGACAGAATACTCATACTATATAACTATCATAGTTATAAATCAAGTTACAAGTAcgaacataataataatactgtTAGCACGAACATACGAAATTTAACCAGCAAGCAAAACTAATACGAAATAGTGAATTttaaatatccaaattaaattattaaagtaacaccaaaagaaaaagaataagaagataaaCTCCTTTAGTCCGAATGATCAGATTTCCTGTAAGCCATTGAGATTTGGTACAGAATCTATAGAGAGTATGTGATAAAGTTATCAAACGAAATTTATGATTGCAAATAATCCACCCACCGTGTACAGTATATAGCGCATGTGATAGCCGTGTTTGTGGTTGCAAATTATAGACCAACTAGTATTTAAGGGAGCCTTGTTTCACCACCATTTCATCAATACAAGCTTATAACTAATCCATGTACATTTGGTGGTCAAACAACTAATTAATCGAAAGATGGAGGGCAAAAATTTGATTCTAACTGTGCTCGTAATGAGTCTGTTCATACCACAAATTCAAGTTGACGCAAAAAGTTGTTGTCCGTCCAGCATTGCTAGATCTATCTATATTAGTTGCCGCCTGGCGGGTAGTACAAAGTCATTCTGTGCAAGACTCGGTAAGTGCATATTCGTTAGTGCGAAGACATGTCCTGACGGATATACGAACGACATTTTCGAAAACACAGgtaattgatttatattatgttttattatgcAAGTTATTTGTTATATGACGGATAACGGTTTCATTTTTCTAACGTGTTCTGAATATTTGTCTCAAGGTGATGTTGTTCATGAATATTGCAAGTTAGGGTGTGTATCATCCGTGTGCAGTGCGTTAACCACTCTCGGGAACTCCGGTAAAGCAAATTAAATAAACtcgttatttttattatcatgcTTTCATTTTAATAATCGACAAGAGAATATATAATCCgttcaaattttgtttcgatGACTAGATGGAAGTGAAACCGAAGCGATTAAAAAATGTGCCAGCGCATGTTCTACAGTTTGCACCAAGGGTTCGATGAATGTAACTGAAACTGCATAGACAACCATGAAAATACAACGTATGTCTCGGTGAAAGGGGTGGTCATCTTTCACGTATGTCTAGGTGAAGGGGTGATCATCTTTCTTAGCAGGGCTGGTCCTTGAATTTTGGTGGCCTAaagcatatttttttaatgtaaaatttaataatttctttcacaaaaaatactaaaatataactaaaaaatatttttaaagttattgaTGTATACAAAACGAGACAACATGATTTTGCAATCCCTAATTCCCAAATacattcattattttaaaatcataatcttTGATTTGATAATAATCCAGAATACTTGATAGTATatcattataataaaataaggattaaagttaagaaggaaaaaaaaaacaaaagcttactCAGTTACTCAGCAACAGCAATGATCAATGTTCTTGtgtagaattttttaatttttagttttgtttgaagaaattaaatattttaatatttagtagaatttaaatttaatatttggacattttcttgtaaaaaacaggaaataaacaaaataatgaaaatttttttgacaactcCTACacagaaaaaaggaaaacagaaacATGTGAACGAGAGCAAATGatcaaaaaaaactgtaaaagggaaaagagaaaaacgTAATTAAAAATCTGATGTGAAAAACACTCGAACCAAGGACAAACTCTAAATTTGAAGATACATAACCAGCTGACCTATATAATCTCTTGAAGATGTGaccttaaaattatttatatattatgtggCCTAAAGCAAATGCTTTGGCTGCCTTATGGGTGGGCCGGACCTGTTCTTAGTattgtttttcatgttttcaataAATGTTTGTGTGagaaatatattacttttgtgCTCGTGTGTGTATGTGCGAAGATGGTTGTCTATGCCTTATAATCTCTGTTTGTTAAATAATGAATAATGTGTTTGCATCCATCTTTTGCTCTCgaccatttttctttctttttcttttggtatatgccacaattaaaatacaatattctTCTTTGAACGGAGTGGTCATATAAGGAGCTCATATCATGACAACATAAATGCCACTGAATTAACAACAGTGTTAAGGTTTGCTCACTGTAGATTAAATTGGCAAAGCCAACTAGCCTTGTATTAATGTGTCTATACTCTAAATTAGGTAATCGTAAATCTCaattaatcaaatcaaacctCTAAAATCGTCGAATTCACGCTAAAACAAACTTATAAGATTCAATGagaatgttttaatttatattattataacttataagcaattaaatttaataatatttaattattttgcttCACTTTAGAATTGAAGTTGTTATTACAAATATAATGATGAATTGGATAGAATCATACAATGAAAACCTATATGAGATTGGTATGTCCATGTGAACAATAAAACTTAATTGACTCAAAGTTCAAAAACATAATTCCATTATTGTATATTTTGGTTCCAGACCGTAATCGGATTGAAGTTTGCTTGACTcaggaaatattaaaaattaataaaaaccaacaTATTAGATTCCAGCCGGCGTCGTTATGTTTGAAGTGTTTGCTTTTTGTCGACGTTGCTTTCGTCGCCATGACTGAATGAATAATGATGTGTTGGCATTTGACATTACAAAGAAGGtcatatttttctaatataaagaaaaaaggtaTCCAATCCAATCTATATACGTGTTtacaaatttgagaaaataatattagtatgTATGATTATCTTTTTGGTTCTACGAAGACAGATACAAATAACCTGCTCCCTC
The Camelina sativa cultivar DH55 chromosome 15, Cs, whole genome shotgun sequence DNA segment above includes these coding regions:
- the LOC104748131 gene encoding protein CWC15 homolog, which encodes MTTAARPTWPPAKGGNEQGGARIFGPSQKYSSRDVAAHTTLKPRDHEDGIIPRSVDADDSHVDNKNNDESDDDDEDDTEALMAKLDQIKKERVEERLRKVF
- the LOC104745315 gene encoding probable thionin-2.4, with translation MEGKNLILTVLVMSLFIPQIQVDAKSCCPSSIARSIYISCRLAGSTKSFCARLGKCIFVSAKTCPDGYTNDIFENTGDVVHEYCKLGCVSSVCSALTTLGNSDGSETEAIKKCASACSTVCTKGSMNVTETA